A window of Miscanthus floridulus cultivar M001 chromosome 12, ASM1932011v1, whole genome shotgun sequence genomic DNA:
CTTCGGGAGGCAGAACTGGGAGCTGGACATTCCAAGCCTAGTCCTCCGTATTTTTTGGATCTTGTCACGTTGGTCAATCTATTCACGGGCTCTACTATTTGAGGCTCAGAGAGATCAGAGATGGGTGATTGAATGATTCTTTCTCGGACAGGTGCATTTACTGATACATGAACAAAGATAATAAGGTGCGCCAGAACTGGTCCCTTGTCTCTTGAACAATGCAGCATCTCTGAAAAAGATAAGCGCCATTATGCGCACTGTAGCAGCTAGGCTAGCCCTAGCAGTCTAGCAGCATCTGCTCTCTTCTCTACCACGCTGGCCCTATTTATGTATACATTTGTTTCCACGTACTAGGGCTAATATGTACTAGTACTTTCTAATATTATGGGGTGTTTGtttcgagctactaaactttagtagctactaaacggtttagtcacttttagtaactctaaagttactagagaggactaaagctCTTTTAGTAGTCTGTAGTCAtagcgtttggttaaaaagttactaaagtgactaaaagctactaaatttagtagctactaggcgaACCAAACAAGTATCGAATTGGAGTCTTGTGCAATGTGGCAGGTTACTTCTAGTAGGATGAAGGAACCTGATGGTGAGTTGGGCCCAGAGCTTGAAAaggccaaggccttgtttagttggcgaaacggtactgtagcactttcgttgttatttgataattagtgctcaatcatagtctaattaggcttaaaagattcgtctcgtgaatttcgtctaaactgtgtaattagttttatttttttatttatatttaatgcttcatgcatgtgtccaaagattcgatgtgacgaaaaattttgcaaaattttgggaactaaacactacccaAGATCCACTGCCTTCTTCAAAGTAGGAACATGGTAAATGCAGAAACTGGAAGCCAACGTGAACTTCTTCATTGACGAGCTAGTGAGCTCGCTCTGTTACTGATGATGTAACCAGAATTGTCCATGCTTGCTGAGCTTTTTTTTTTGGTGTgttctgaaaaaaaaaaccaaTAACATATGAAAGAGAGTACTAGAGATTATATGATGATTGCCATTTGATTCAGGCCTAATTTCGTAGGACCCAGAAATCATTCAACCTTTGCTGCTTTCTTAAGCAAGGAGCTTCCTGGCAGCAAGGCCTGATTCCTGGGACCTAGTCCGGGCCTAGAACCCTTTCAACGTCTCCTCTTGAACGAGACGCGCACGCACTGGATGACTGGACGAAGAAAAATCTGACACCACTTGTTGTCCTCAACAAAGTCGCTCAGCCTTTCAGAATTTTCCTCGTTATAAATTTCAGGCCGAAGCGGGGGCAGAAAAAACCGACCTGTGccctgtgatgtgaactgtgcTGACCTGCTGGGACGAAAGCGATCTCGGTGATGTGCCATAAACACGAGGAAAAGCCGCGATATTGCCCCCGCAAATAAAAGGTGGTTTGATAGGAGTTTCGTTAGGGTTCCATCTGATCCGCTCGAAAGGGCACTGGATTCGTGTCGTTGTGCATTATACACGCCCTTTTCTTCATGATAGGCCTCACTCGTCGTTGCGGTGCGGGGATTGCTCAGAAGAATCTCTCCCCACACACACTGAAGCACAGCGTTGTCTTCTGTTTTATATCGCTCtctcttttagcaaaaatttGTTTTATCGGATGATCCTCTCTTTCCTCatgttgctgttgctgctgctacaAACTTATCGGATCAAAAGCGGGTGCTCGCACGAGGCGGCGGAGTGGGGGCAGTAGTACTGACTGTCTGTCACCATACCACTAGGCAGCTCCATTATCACGGTGAATTGGAGGAGGATAGGAAGCAGTGGTGGTGGGCATGAAGCCGCCCACTCGCCGATCGATTCCTCTCGCCTCGAAAGCGTGTGCTGGGTGAGCATGAACCGTACGTACACCCTCGTGacaccggccaccaccaccactccaccAGGAAGCAGCGAAGAATTGAAAGGCCCTTTTCTCAAATAAAATGAGGAGCTTTGAAAGCCATTGATTGTCATGAAGCCTTCCCGGCCATTGTTTGGCAAAATTCAGTAGAGAAGGAAGCTCGTACGCCGAACGTTTCGCGGAAAGGAACCGAGCAAGTACGGTGGTGTGGCCCTCCCCGTTGCTTTCTTCGTGGAAAACTGTTCGGCTGAGCTGGATTAAAGCTGGCCAGTCGTTTTCAGctaatttgttgcgagagaaaaatactgttctgaccaGTAGATAAACAGTGGTTTGTGAGGAGGAAGCAGGCCGGCTCCCGCCAGCCGAACGGACCGAAGTAAGGAACTCCCCAGATATCCCCCGGAACCATGACTCGCCAGCGATTCGATCCAATCCACATCCAAATTTTCTTCTGCCAGTTGATCTACATCTACGAGTAGTATCTACTACCTGCCATGGCCCATCGGAGGGGCCTGCCTGGTGAGTCCCACGGTAATTTGGTGCCGGCCGGCCGCAGACCGTAGCGACGACTGGCAAGGAAGACACGGCCGTCCGATCGCGTCACGGACGGCCGGGTGCGAGGCCGAACCGGGGTCCGTACTCCGTAGCGACGGATGGGGGCAGGAAGCGAGTGACATCACGCGGCGGCAGAAAGTCCTCggcgtgcgtgtgcgtgtgcgtgtgcgtgtgcgtgtgcgtgcgaCGCGGGGGGCGGGTGGCCAGTGGTGGGTGGGTGGCGGCGTTTGCCTATGGCAGCATCACGCGCGGGGGCAGGGTACGGTGGTGGGTGGTGGCCGCCCTGGTGGGCGCGGCCGCGCGGGCGCATTTTCCAGCCACTTCGCCCGCGCGGCGCGCGCGAGTGGGACGGACGGACGCCGCACGAGGCGCGGCGCAGGCGGCACGGCAAGCATGGACGTGCTCACCCCCACACTCTCCTGTCCGCACACACACAGTGCCAAAGCGCACTTGCGCCAGCAAGCATCCCCTTGGGAGGCCGGCCGACAGGGCCGACCGGGGGCGCCCTCCACGTTTCGCCTTTCTCTGGATGAGGAGACGGATTCTTTAAGGGGAATTCCCTGCGTGTCATTAAAAAAAAGATTGTAATACCCTACGAATTCTTAGAAAAGTTTAGCGGTCTTCAGCGTTAATGCTTAAACTTTTTTGTGCTCTTTATGTCACTGCCGTCAGTTTgaactctaacgccgtcaaactgcaggtgtgaaaaatcgaaaatacccttaagtttaaatatgtcattaattttttgagcatcttaacgatttcaaatgaaaaaactcaaaactagaaagttgcagatgtcgtcgagatctataatttttatttaaaaattatcttcatttaattccgtaaaaaaatgatttgatacgattaatatatcttagaaaactCATATTTTTTAcgaaattaaatgaagataatttttatatgaaaattatagatctcgatgagatctacaactttctagttttaagttttttcatttgaaattgttAAGATGCTTTAAAAAATGACATATTTAAatttaagggtatttttgacttttcgcACCTATAGCTTTATCGTATTAAAGTCTACGAAGGGTATaaaaaagttagaacagagaCGTTGAAAACCGCTAAACTTTTTAAGGACCCACAGAGATTCCCCCTTCTTTCAAGCCCGGAAGCCGCACGTGGACCTGCCAGCACACGGATCATTGGGCGCCGTACAGACCCATGGATCTGGGCTGCTAGATCGATCCGTCTTTATTGCGTCGACTGAGAGGGAGAGGGCCCTACCGCGGGCGAGCTTGAATGCCCGAACGCCGGTTGGGCGGGTGGTGACTACTCTTCCGTTTCCGTATGGGCGGAAGGAAGACATCCGGACGGCCCGCCCAGCGGCGACGATGGCCTAAGATGGCGACAACGTCGGCATCGACCGGCCGCTGTCCGGGCCGAACAGCGGGTCAACCAAAGTTAGGCAGGGGGCACGGCTCAGCTCGCCGTACCGCAGCGACGAATCACATTCCATTGCTAGCACCAGCCCCCCTGCATTGCACTTGCACATGTGCACGGTGGATTCTAGCATCAGACACCAGGCGGTGGATGGTACAGAGAAAAGAGGGGCGGAGGAGAAGAGAAACCACCATCAAATCAAGCAACACAAACCCTTGACATTGAAGGCCATCCAGGAGCAGCATTCTTATCCTTTTATTACAGGCAACAAGGCAAACACGAATATGAACACTCCTACCATTCCCCCATCTGTGACAGTATATGTATATGTACATTTCTACTGCTATATCAAGCACCGGTAAAAGTAGAACTAGGAAAACACCTATAGGTAAAACTTGCAAAACTTAGTAGTGACGACAAGAGTAACTGCTACAACTAGCTCGTTTCCTTTTAGAGGCACCAAACCCAAACCGTTGTTACTACTGTATTTGGCTGGCTATGCCTATGTATGTAGACCGGTCGATCCGGCAAACACCTATAGATGGTATGTAGAAATGCGTATGCTACAGTGGTGTACCGCTGTGTTCTGTGGATGAGGGCGGCCGcgtgggccggccggccggcatcGGAATCGGACCCGCGcctttggtggtctagaactccatgAGGCTGCCGAACGGCGACCGGTGCGGCACGCCCTTGCGCCGCTTCCCGGTGCGGAAGCTGTTGGCGGTCGCCGGCGGGGTCGACGGGGTGAAGCTCTGCACCACGCTGCTCTTGTCGCTGCCGCCGCTGGTGCTGGTGGACGAGTCGtcctccgactccgactccgacgccgccgccgccgcgcccctgtgctgctggtgctggtgctgggcctgcttcttcttcttcttgacggCGGCGTGCTTCTTGCGGATGCGGAAGTCGCCGGAGGTCCCGACGATCTGCGCGGCGCGTCCACGGGACATTAGTGCTACGGTGTTGTTATTGCAAACCACACGTGCGAAGCGGGGAATGCCAGCTATAGAACAATGGGGTGGCCTTGGATTGGACTGGCGGCGGGCGGCGTACCTTGCAGCCGAGGGAGCAGAAGCGGAAGGTGTCGAGGAGGCTGCGCTCGCAGACCTCGCAGGTGTTGGTGACGCCCTTGCCGGGCCTCGGCTGCGGGCGCTCGTTTAGGAACACCACGCGCGCGCTGTTGATGATGTAGGTCTGCACACCGGTGATGTCCAGCACCTTCTGAATCTCCGACACCCGGATCACGTCGTGGTAGGAGGACCTCCGTatctgcaccaccaccaccaaccgaACAGAGCATGCATCGCCGTCAGCAAGAAGCCGCAGATGGAACAGGCACATTTGCTGCCACTTCAAGAAAGTCAGTTATTCTCATCTTTGGATTTTTCGCCCTAAAACGTGAAAGGAAAGATTGGCCGTTGCAACCTTGGATGCAACTACCACAAGTCTCCGCGACGGAGGAGAGACCGATAACAAGAAGAGTCTTTGGATGGAACCACGGGCGCCGGCCGGAGCTGCCGTTTCTTTCCAAGAAAGGGCCCGGCGCCTGGTGCTCCAATCCGACGCCAAGAAATGCCACTTTTCCCCCCCGGGGGGTGTGCCCACCTGGATGGCGTGGTGGTCGCGGTGGTAGGCGAGGCACTGGGAGCAGAGCGCGCCgttcatgcagtcgaggcagtaCATGTTGCACTCGCTCTTGTGCGCGTCCGCGTGCAGCTTGCATTGACCGAAGAAGCTCGTCCCCAGCAGCGGCTTGAGCCACGGCGGCCACCGCTGGTTCTCCGCGCCGTCGCACCCGCCTCCTCCCTGCCGCATTCGATCCGGCGCCGCCATTAGCGCCAGCCCAATCCAACACAGAGCAAAGAAACAGGGCACCGAAAGAAAAGGAGTACAAAAGAGGGTGTGCTATCCACGTTACCACGGTGCCGCCGCCTCTGAGCGGCGATTCATCGTCGATTGCCATTTCCAGCGATCCACAACCAAAACTGCGAGGTGCAGAGCAGGGAGAATGTGGGTGTGGAGAGAAAGATAGAGAGTAGGGATAGGGGGGATTTGGAGTGGGAGAGAGGGGGAGGGAAGACGAGAGGAAAAGGCGAAGGCTTTGGAAGAAAGAAGTGGAGGTAGGAAAGCTGAGGTGGTAAATTACCAACAGGAAACGACGCTCTTCTGTGTTCGTGTCATGCCCGGTCGAGGCCGAGCTCGTCCTTATCCGCTCCCCCAGCCGGATCCGGTCCGCCGCCCGCCAGACCCGTTCTGCACCGTGCCCTATAAATTTTGGCTGCCTTCCCTCACACAGGTCAGCTGTCACGCTTCAGGTTCAGGAGATGTAAAACCTGGTCCATCAGATTGCTGTTGCTTCACGGTGCTCGATGCAGATATCACAGTGAAAGAAGCTCACTGCACACTGCAGTGAAAGTGTGAAATCACTGCATGCCAAGTCGTGCTGTCGAGTGGAGTTTTCGTCCGAGCTGCTGCAGTCAATCGAGGGCACGCAGCCATCAGCAGTGACGTCGAGTCTTGTTCCATCTGGTTCCGGGCACTGGTCACACAAGTCACAGCCTGAGACCCGATCCGACCCGGCCCGGCACACATGTCCTCGTTTTCTCACTTTGTTGGTGTTGTTTGTTTATTGGTCAGAATACCTGGTGCTTTGTGCGGTTTCTTCGTCACTTGCTCCACCAATGCTGCTGTAGCCTCTAGGAGGCGCCCATTCAGGGCGGTGGCTAGTGCAGATGTGCCAAAGCACCCAGCCACGATTTTCCCGCTGTGAAAAAGTTACCACTAGCCAGCCACGCCGTTTTCGAGTCACGCCACCGGCAAGCGGATCAACCACGGCCGCACCGAGGGAGCTTCACCTGGCCAGGCGCCCAGGCCAGGGGAGGCGCAATGGGGCATCCGCCATCCGCGGCACAAGTATAAACCGATCACCACCGATGGATGGGCCGGGCAGGAGGGGATCAGATGCTCGCTTTCACATCCTCCAGTGTTTTTCAATTTCGCTTGACAATTTCACTCGAAGTCTACGCGCACCCTGCAGTGCAGTTGCTGCGTTATTCACGCATGGCGACGTGTGATGTAAGCCTGATGTATGATCATCATTTATCATCCCCCCTGCTTCACGGTCTCAATTTACGGGACGAAGCAACCGTATGCTACGAAAGCTCAGAAACGGCCAATGTGAGTGTGTGTGGAAGCTACGCGAGCCTAGCTAGGGTTACCATTGGCTCGTTCGTCCGTCCTTTTTTCTTGGGTGCTACAGGAGTGGaagcatgcatatgcatgggCACTGATCTGGCTGGACAGCATCGCGGTTGCGAGGAAAGGCTCCTCGAGAGCTGGCCGCCGGAGCGTTCGAAAAGGCTACGGCGTGTCTGGTTAATCATGCCGTGCATTATTCGGGATCCCGTGGCAGCCATTCATAATCGTCGTGTGGAAAGATGCCTGTTCCTGTTCTTGGTTCCGGCGGGCTGGGATGGGCATGCATGGGACCCCGGACACGGAGGAGAGATCCAGCCAGGAAAGAAGGGCAGCTCAAATATGCACCCATGCCGCGGGCATCCCCCCATCATCCTCATGTTCGTTTCGCTTATACGCTGTACTTTATCAGCCAACAAATaaaatttttctctcacaacaaatcagccaaccaacagtactttcagccatggcttatcagccaagcgaatacACCCGGTTCAGAGCATCATAATTGCAGTGCAAATGCAATGCTCGATCGATCGATCCATTGAGCTTTCGAACCAAGAGAGCGGGCCAGTAGGATTACATGATCACGTACGTATTCACGTTCATAGCGGCATGGAGCAGAGCTAGAGGCGTAGAGCTCCGTTTTATGCCAACGTACTGTGTAGTTGGAAGCAGGCCCGGTGCGGACCGGTCGGACGGAACACTTGTAAAGGCAGCGGAGCCAAGCCAAAGTCTTGCCGCTTTGGACTTTTGCTCCAGTAAAAAACGGATGGGATGACTCTCCATTTGCCCTGGAAGACTTTTGTTGCGCTGGGGGAGGACGGAGACGACCATGTCGTGCTGCTGATTTCATGGCGGCTGCCGGGTTGTTGGGGCAACGTCAGTCGTCAGTAGTATACGGCCAAGCAAATCAAATACTCCAGCACTGCAACGAAATTTTATTCTACCGGCCGCCTGCCTGTCCTTCCATTCCTTCCAGGACTCTCGTCGCCAGCTCCGGAAGTTGCAGCCGTAGCCGTAGCCGTAGCCGTCATGGTTCAGTAAAAGTGTGGGAACTGGAGCaaccagagagcgagcacctgaGGTCACCGCCGGTTCGCCCGCTCTCGGTGGTGCCTGAGACCGACGGCACCCAGCAGCGACAGATAGTCCGTAATAAACAAGGCAACAGCGAGGCCGCGTGACGCCATGATGGCTCCGTTGCCTGCCGCAAGGAATGGCTGTCCTGGCGCCGCGCGCGCGGTGCGGTGGCGGGGACTTGCGTGGCCCGGGGATTAGTTAACCGTGTCTTCTCCGCCGCTCCGCGGCCGGCTGGCTTCCTGGGACTTTCCCGGGTCGTCGTTTCTTTCTCTTCTCGCCATGGCAATTCCCGGGCTGGCTGACACGCCGCCGGCGCGGGCGCTCGTTGCTTCGTTGGGGCGGGCGCCGGGTGCTTCACTTCCAAGAGACGACTTGCCAAGTCTCAAATCCGTCAAGATCGTTAAGTCTGCTGACGTACGGCGACGTGCACGCTCCCGATCGGGACTCTGCTGCTGCGGCCTGCGGTGGAGCGCCCAGTCGGACACTGCCTTTTGTCTCGAACTGCGGCTGCGCATGTACGTATGCACCACGTCCTTGTTCGTGTACATGTGCGCGGTCGTAGCTGATTGAATTGTTTCTGTTGAGTTGAGTTGATTTGCACGTACTCCCTTATAATGCatataaggctgtgtttagttctcaaaaagaTTTTAAAGAGCTACAAGcatacatcgaatcttacgatacgtgtatggagcattaaatgtagacgaaaaaaactaattacacggtttggttgaaaatcgcgagacgaacgttttagcctaattagtccacgattgaacactaattgccaaataaaaacgaaagtgctacggtagccaaatttctaaatttcacgaactaaacccAGCCTAACTGCGCGGCTGTTTTGGTCAGGTCTCGTGCGATGCAAAGTCCAAACCGGGACCTGTTCTTCCGCACTACTAGGATACGAACTTTTGTTGACCGAAAGCAAAACGATTGAACACCTGGAAATCAGCTGTGTGGAGTCGAGGTACTAGTATGCTAGCGCTACAAATTTCTGCTTCAGATAATAGGGCCAGCCAGCATccgagttttttttattttattttttggccTCAGCCAGCATCCGAGTTGACCCGGCGACGGATCGACGCCGCTGTGCACCTGTGCCGGAGCCCGGAGGCGGAAGAGGGAGACGGATGCCTGTTGCCTGTTGGTGAGGTGACTGACGGCCGGGGAGCCGCCACGCGAGGGGCATGAGGGGTCCCGTGCGCGGCCTCACGTGTCGCTCGAGCACATGGCTAGGGAATCGGCCGGCACGGCTCGCGCACCGGGGCGGGCACAGCGACGTCCCCCCGTTCCGCCACGTTTATTGGCTGAACCTTCTGGCGCGCTCCGCGTCTGCAGCCTGGGAACAAAATAAAAACGCATCCACATCGTCTTGCCTCGGGACTCCCGCCACCCCCTGCCGGTGCCGGGCCACCTACCGTGGTCCTCACGGCTTGCCTGAACAGAGCAGTAACAGCGACCGGTGGTTTTTCAATGGTCAGGTTGTCCTAGGCAGACTAGAGAGATTGTGCTTGGAGGAGAAGCCGCATGTagttatcatcatcatcagagcTCTTTGAACTGAAGCATCCGTTCCCACGCAACCGAGGCTTAACTGTAGCGGTAACGGTACACTACTGCGCTTGAGTTGTGAACTTTAAGGATTGTCAAAGCTTGATCCTTTTCTTGTGGCTGTTGTGAACGAAATTACGGGGACATAGAATGAAGGATTCGTTCCGAGGATTGCGCCGATTCcaaggaaaaaaaaaggaaacttgtcggtgttttgagttacctaATAGTAAATTTTTAGATTACGCGTCAGGCTTGATGATGTGCCCGGAAGGCACAAAtgttatactggttcgggcggaatgtctctacgtccagttcgctgctgctcgtgttatcgacactgaaagtttgtagtaggggttacagacAGGCGAAacagaaaggatcccaagtctctgatgtgtGCGTATGCTGCTAAGGCGTATCGAGCCGTGTCCAGTCGTATACAGCCGTGCCCTTTatgggcgtcctgcttccccttttatagacaaaggggaagagcaggttacagagaaaaagagagaaaagctaaggagaagaaggctttcaggactgtctggtctttcttctcctttatgcgggtccgaCGATATTGTAGACGGTGACAGGGACGATTCCATGTCGGGCTCCTGTTCACCGTTGATGCCACGCCCTGACGACACAACGAACCGACGTGCTGGTCAGTGGCCATACGGGGTGTAGACAGTATAGTGACCACACGTCcgtcactgtgggcgatgtgGATTCCCTAGAGTGACATGTCGTGGCCATAGGTCACGTCGAGACGTGCCTGCTCCCTGCAcggtgccagaagtttgaccttgggttgtacctTCTAACCCGTAGTGGTTGACGGCGGTACAACCTTTCGTCGGGAGCCGCGcctgaggggtcgggtgagacggagcccccCGACCTAGAGGCGGGGCAAGACGGAGCCTGCCCCAAGTGGTAGGGCAAGATAGAGCCCCTGACCCagagatcgggtgaggcagagcccctgacccagaggccgggtgaggcgaagcccccGACCTAGAGGACGGACAAGGCTGAGCCCttgacccagaggtcgggcaaggcggagcccgccccctaGTGGTCGGGCGAGCCGGATCCCGTGCCCCagcggtcgggcgaggcggaacctacGCACCTGGGggttggttggagctatagttgtgcacttgactgctcggatgaatcaatgttgataattattagctcctcctcgtcggataccctagtattggtccccaacagtagcccccgtgtgattcgggtagaatcgcccggaggattttttgacttgccagtgggtgcgcgcgagcgcacccaataggtgtagcccccaagcctacggaggagtagaatactccttcagaggctttttcagatgggaggactctgagggccttagcCTTCTTTTTGTTGCCCACGACGTGTTCTAGGGACAACGATTCCTTTCATCATGATCGGACCTCTTGTGGGTttagccgtgagatttggtggatCAAAAAAGGTCTTTCTTGattccgacccctacgggggtCTGATCGACCTACCGTCGTTCTATGACCACgagttcggtctccttgcgagtctaactttccttgagcccccgcacGTAGCAGGGTTCGGTCGAGAGTCGGCTCGTtttgtgatcgtcttccctcaaATGTTTTTTgtgataaaaatggaggggctgagccgtgccatgatttttctctatggacgaatcatggtgctcgatgagctgttaatgggctagtcctaGTGGGGCCCAGCATCCTGTTCGTGGGGGTCCGGCTTGGGTCGggtggtgaccgactccagattctcaacggtcaatccatatagttcttgggtcaaAAACCATGGATTGTATCCGGCCAAGACTCGAACACGGGCCAGGATGCCATGTGGCGCTCGTGCGCCCAGGTACTGGCTGCTAGCGGGCCCAcctctttccacccctcactctaaaggtgcccggagcggttgtcgaacccgtcagtgggccaaccttcgaactcctaggcatAAACGGGTCGTAGGAGCGttttcagctctgtatccctcttaCCTGTGACCGGTAGTGGCCCCTTCAGGGAGGCAAAACATTCGGCGCATTTTCCGAGGGGACAGCCAGAGGTTGCGTGCATGGAGATCTAGGCaagcggttggtttcctcgcacccgtcgcccctataaaaccaaagggttagccctccgTGTTTCATACGCATGCCTGCATCCTTACCTCCACAGCCACGCCACCACCGCCAGTGCTAGGGTTTCCTGCCTTCGCATCTCCACCGCCGTTGAGCTCACATTCATTCGCCCCTACTTTCCAATGGATCCGTAgtgccgctctgacatcaccttccagtgcatggagggcctcgtccatcatgGTCTTCTTTGCGCACAGACCATGtccgaggagtggttgctgcctgGCAACGAGGATGCACTATCGCCGCCCAATGGCTATGTGGCGTCATTCGCCctacttccacgagcgtgggctcaCGACCCCCTGCCCACAAATTCCTCTGGGGgctgctgcacttctacaagattgagctacaaCATCTCAATCCTAACGGGATCC
This region includes:
- the LOC136497450 gene encoding protein RGF1 INDUCIBLE TRANSCRIPTION FACTOR 1-like, translated to MAIDDESPLRGGGTVGGGGCDGAENQRWPPWLKPLLGTSFFGQCKLHADAHKSECNMYCLDCMNGALCSQCLAYHRDHHAIQIRRSSYHDVIRVSEIQKVLDITGVQTYIINSARVVFLNERPQPRPGKGVTNTCEVCERSLLDTFRFCSLGCKIVGTSGDFRIRKKHAAVKKKKKQAQHQHQQHRGAAAAASESESEDDSSTSTSGGSDKSSVVQSFTPSTPPATANSFRTGKRRKGVPHRSPFGSLMEF